GTAGCTGTTGGCGGCCACGCCGCCGCCGACCAGCAGCGTTTCGGCTCGTCTGCGCCGGCAGGCGAGGACCGATTTGTCGATCAGGACGTCGACCACGGCGGCCTGGAACGAGGCGGCGACGTCGGCTTTCTGGCAGTCCGAAAGATGCGAGGCGTCGGGGCGTTCGAGGCGTTTGCCTCGGACGTGATAGAGCACAGCGGTCTTGAGGCCGCTGAACGAGAAATCGAGCGACTCGCGGTCCAGGTATATCCGCGGGAAATCGATGGCGGCTGGATCGCCCTGTCGGGCCAGCTTGTCGATGGCCGGGCCGCCGGGATAGGGCAGGCCGAGGATGGTGGCGACCTTGTCGAAGGCTTCGCCGGCGGCGTCGTCCTGGGTGCGGCCGAGGAGTTCGAGCTGCAGCGGCGTTTGGAGGTGAAACAGGCTGGTGTGGCCGCCCGAGACAATCAGGGCGACGGCGGGCATCTCGGGCTGTTCGGCGCTGAGAATCGCGCCGTAGGCGTGGGCGTGCAGGTGGTTGACGGCGATCAGCGGCTTGCCGACCGACCAGGCATAGGTTTTGGCGGCGGTGAATCCGATCAGCAGACAGCCGACGAGGCCCGGGCTGTTGACGCCGGCGACGGCGGCGATCTCGGGCAAGGCGACCGCGGCCCGCTCGAGGGCTTCGCCGACGATCAGGTTGACCCGTTCGAGGTGGGCCCGCGAGGCGATCTCGGGCACGACGCCGCGAAACTTGGCGTGCAGGTCGTCCTGCGAGGCGACGACGGAACTGAGCACATCGCGGCCGTCGGCGACGAGGGACGCGGCGGTTTCGTCGCAACTGGATTCGATGCCGAGGATGATGTCGCGCTGGGACACGTTCAGGACGCTTTCTCCGCCGGAGCGGTGGTGGCGGCTGGAGTCGTTGCCGGAGCGAGCTGAGCCCGCAGCAGTTCCAGAGCCCGCTGGAGCTGCCGGTCGATCAGTACGGGGACGGGCGGGCGCTCGGCGGTCTCCTCGCCGTTGGGTTCGCCGGTGTAAAGGACATCCGCCTGCGCCCGCGCTTGCTGCAGTTCGATCAGTTCGGGTCCGGTCAGGCGGATTTCGATCGCCGGGTCCACACCCCACTCATCGGAATTGGCCCGGCGGTGGATGTTGCGTCCGCTGGGCAGATAGTAGTAGGCGGTGGTCAGCTTCAGAGCGCCCTGGCCGCCGTCGAGGGGAAAGACGCTCTGGACGCTGCCCTTGCCGAAGGTCCGCACGCCGATGAGGGTCGCACGGTGATGGTCCTTGAGGGCCCCGGCGACGATCTCGGCGGCGCTAGCGCTGTACTGGTTGACGAGCACGACCATGGGGACGGGCGGGAAGGTGTTTTCCGAACTGGCGTTAAGGACCATGGGTTTGGCCCACTTGCCCTTGGTCGAGACGATGGGCCCCTCGTCGATGAAGTAGTTGGCGATGTCCACGGCCGACTGGAGCAGCCCGCCGGGATTGAATCGCAGATCGATGATGAGGGCCTTGATCGGTTCGGACCGAAGCTTGACCAGGACATCGGCGAGTTCGTGCGGCGTCTCCTCGGTGAAGCTGGTCACGCGGACGTAGCCGATTCCCTGGTCCGGGTCGATTCGGTAGTCCCAGCCGCCGTCCGGCGACCGGACGTAGCCCTTGACGCTGTGGATTCGCACCTCGGCCCGCTGGAGAGTGAGCCGTTCGGTGGTCTCGGTCAGTTCGTGTTCCACCTCGATCACAACGGTGGTGCCCGGCTGGCCGCGGAGCCTGGCCGCCGCGTCGAAGAGGGACATGGTCTTGGTGGGCTCGCCGTCAATGCCCATGATCCGGTCACCGGGCAGGATGCCCGCCTTGTAGGCCGGCGAATTCTCGACCGGACTGATGACCTTGAGGATTCCGTTTTCGACGGTCAGGAAGATGCCGATGCCGGGCACCATGCCGGAGGTCTGCTGGTTGAAGGTCTCCAGTTCGTCGGGCGGAATGTAGCGGCTGAAGGGATCCAGCCCCTGGACCATGCCCTGAACCGCCCCTTCGAGCAGTTGCTCGTCCTGGACGTCCTCGACATAGTTCTTGTGGATCTGAGCCCGGATGTCGGCCAGGGGAGCGAAGACGTTGTAGAAGGAGCGGTGGCGCATGACGGTATCCGGTGCGTGCCAGAGCAGAAGCACGAACAGGAAGACGGCGAGAATCCACACCAGATTGCGATGGCTCATACATACCTCATCGAAACTCTCCGCTAGCCGCCCGGCTCCGGCCCGGCGAGAAACGTCTGAAAACAGCATTCTAATTCTATCATCCAGCCGGTCAAAGCAAAACCTGCCGGCCTCGAATCCGATTGGCCGCCTAACGGCTGCGCCCCAGCGAGCGCGGCGAGCGGGGCGTCTTGATTTTTCCCGGGCGGCGGTTATACTTAAAAACTGTAACGCGGGGGATTTAAGTCGTCATGGTTCGATGTACTGGGGGGTCGCGGACCATGCCAGCCAAACGTCCGATTGAGCCGATTTCGTTTGAGGTGCGGCGGCCTTATTCCGTCGGATGCCGGTGCCGCGCGCCGCCCGGGCGGTTCTTCCTTTGCACGGATGCAGGCCCTGAATTTCACCAAAGGATGGGATCTACACGAAAGGGGTTGACCCATGAAGATAAGGACAATCGTCATTCTGTCAACAGCCGTGAGCCTGCTTGCGGCGGTGAGTCCGGCCGCCGCAGACATCGTTCCGATGACCTACGTCGACCCGATTGACTTCGTTCCGGACCAGAAGCTGGTCGAACGGGACGGCGTGAGCATACCGTTCGACTATGAGCACGACAACCCGGCGGTCGCGCCCGAAGGGCCGTACTCGCTGACGGAGTTCGAGATGCTGGCCGATCAGGGGCTGATTTCGGACGTCACCCTCTGCATCAGAATTCAATGCATCAACCGGCCGGGCGAACTGGTCCGGGTGATGGTCGACCCGGTGACCGACATGGGGTTCACCAACATTGGAACAATGACCACCAACGGCCTGCACTGCTTCGACCTGCAGGACGCGTTCGGGCCCGCCGGCGGATTGGGGGAGGACCTGCCGGTCCGTCTTACCGTCGAAGGACCCGGTCCCGACAATGAATGCTGGGTTGAGGAATCGCAGCTTTCGGTCAGCATCGTTCCCGCCCCCACGGCGGTCATGCTCGGGGCAATCGGGTTCGCCGCGGTCGCCCGACTTCGCAGGCGACTGGCCTGATCGCGAATTGTGATCGTGAGTTTTGATGGCAGGTCCGCGACACCTTCGACCAGAGTCGGAGGTGTCGTTTTTGCGCCCGCCGTTGCCGCCGTGCAACCGCTTGTTCGCGGCGCCGCAAATAGTTGCTGGACAAGACCATCTCGCCTGCTAGAATGGGTAATTTGTATTCCAGCGAACGCGACTAAGGAGGAAATGAACGCATGTATGGTGTCCACCCGCTTCGACTGACCGCCTGTGTGGCCGTGTGTCTGGCCGCTTCGATTCTGATCTCCGGCTGCGGCTCCGGCAAGTCCAAGCGCCGCTACGACACCCGTGACGGCGTGGTGGAGGCCGTCGATCCGGCGACCCGGCGCGTGACCATGACCACGTTCGTGCCCAAGCTCGGGCGCACGATCAAGATCACGGGCCAACTCGCCGAGGATGCGGAGATTTACATCGACGGCAAGCTTGCCGATCTGAGCCAGATCGAACTGAATGACCGTGTCAGGGTTTACGGATACAAGGAAGGCGACGAGATCATGGCCACCAAGGTGGAGATCCTGCGGACGGAGGGCGGCTCGGAGGCCGCCACCGTGCAGAAACCGGCGGCCGAGACTCAACCCGGCACGCCGTAGCCCGGCCCGACGGATCGGATCCGGCCTCGGACCCGTCCGTCGGCAGACCGCCAGGGAACCGACCTCTGCGGCAGTCACCAATCCTGCGGTCCGGATTAATGGTTTCGCCCTTCCCGCGTCGATGAATCATGGTGGTGCGGTCGGATTCTGCCTATGTCGTCCAATAAGTACATCCGCGATATTTGGGTCCAGGTCATGCTGGTCGCCATTCTGGCGGCCTTTGGGGCTCTGATCGGCCGCATCGTCCAGATCAACCTCTCGCAGGGTCCGACCCTGACCGCGAAGGCCAACCGGCAGCACACGGCGTGGCGGCCGATCCTGGCTCAGCGGGGGGCGATGTACGACCGGCGCGGGCGGCTTCTGGCGGGCACCTGTCTGACGCCGAGCCTCTTTGCCGACCCGTCGATGATCCGGAACAGCGTGGAGGCGGCCAGCCTGGCGGGCAACCTCGTTCAGAAGGACCCGATCACGCTGTACCAGCAGCTTGTCGCCGATCCGAATTCGCAGTTCCTGTGGTTGGCCCGCGATCTGCCGCAGAGCGTGGCGGACGTCTTCTACAGCATTCCCGCGAAAGAGCGGCGCGGCTTGGACATCCGGCGGGAGCCCAAGCGGATCTACCCGGCCGGCAAGCTCGCCGGGCACATTTTGGGCGCGGTCTCGATCGACGATCGGGGCCTGGAAGGCTTGGAGCTCAAGTACAACGCCGTGCTGGCCGGGCACGGCGGGTCTGAACGGTTCATCCGGGATGCCGCGGGCCGGCGGATCTGGCTGCTGTCAGACCAGTACCAGGCCGCCCGAAACGGGCAGAACCTGATCCTTACGATCGACGCGGTGATCCAGGAGTTGACGGAGAAGGCCCTGGAGGCCACGTGTACCAAGTACAAGCCGGAATCAGGGGTTGCGATTGTCATGGACCCGACCAGCGGCGAGGTGCTGGCCTGGGCCTGCTGGCCGTTCGTAAACCCCAATGACTTCGGCAGCTATCCGATCGACGCGAGACGCAACCGGGCCATCATCGACCCCTTCGAACCGGGCAGCATCTTCAAGCCGTTTGTCGCGGTGGCGGCGCTGAAGCACAAGGTGACGCGGCCGGGCGAGAGGATCTTCTGCCACAACGGGGCGTACACGATCGGCGGGCGTGTTTTGCACGACCATCACGGATATGGGGACCTGACGTTCGAGGAGATCGTGATCTTCTCCAGCAACATCGGCATGGGTATTCTGGGCCAGCGGATGGGCAACGATGCGCTGTACGAGGCGGTGACGGCGTTCGGCTTCGGCAAACCGACCGGAGTCGACCTGCCGGGCGAAAACGGCGGGATCGTCCGGCCGCGGCATACGTGGAACGACTACAGCACCACCAGCATCCCGATGGGCCAGGAGGTCGCCGGGACCGCCCTGCAGTTGCTGACCGCATTCGCCGGACTGGCCAACGCGGGCATGGTGCCCCGCCCGCGGCTGGTGCGGGCGGTGATCGACGACTCGGGTCAGGTGATCCATGACAACAGCCAGCCGCAGTTCATCGGCCGGGCGGCCGAGCCGCAGCACGCCCGCAAAATGATCGAGATTCTGGCCCGGGTGATCGCTGAAGGGACGGGTAAACGGGGCAATGTTCCCGGCTATCAGGTCTTTGGAAAAACCGGGACCGCCCAAGTCGCCCGAAGCGACGGCCGCGGGTACAAACCTCGAGCGTACGTGGCCAGTTTCCTGGGCGGAGCTCCCGCTCCGGCCCCAAAGCTGGTGTGCCTGGTCTCGATCCGCGAGCCGGACCCCCGAGTCGGCCATTTCGGCGGCACGGTGGCCGCCCCAGCGGTCAAGGAAATCCTCGAAAAGACAGTCAAGTACCTTAACATCCCGCCCGTGGAGACCGGTGAGCCCGCGGAGGCGATTCCGATCCGGGCGGCGACGGAATAGAATCTCAGGCAGACCCATGCAAGAGACGGATGCGAACAGAGCGGTCAAACCCGTGCCGGTTGCCTCATCAGCGGAGCTTCTGGCTCGCGCCTTGTCGGCTGAGGACGGCGGTGGCGTGCCCGATTTCCCGGTCCGCGGGATCGCCTGCGATTCGCGCGAGGTGGGGCCGGGCTATGTTTTCGTAGCGGTCTGCGGAACCAAGACCGACGGAGCCGCGTACGCCCGCCAGGCAGTGGCGGCTGGGGCGCAACTGGTTATCAGCCATCGGGTTATCGAGGATCTGGGCTGTCCGCAGATCGTATTGGACGATCCGCGGGCGGCGGTGGCGAAACTGGCGGCGGCGTATTACGGGCTGGACCGCATCCTGGGCCGGGAGGTCAAGCTGGTCGGCGTGACCGGCACTAACGGCAAGACGACGGTCACGTACATTTTTCAGCACATCTGCCGGGCCGCGGGCTTGCCTTGCGCGCGGATGGGAACGATTGAGTACGACCTGCTGACTGAGACGGTGACGGCCAGCCACACCACGCCGGGACCGGTGGAGGTCTGCCGGCTGGTCCGGCAGGCAGTGGATAACGGGGCAAAACTCGCGGTCATGGAGGTGTCCAGCCATGCCCTGGCTCAGGCCCGCGTGGCGGGTCTGAGCTTCGCCACGGGGGTTTTTACCAACATCAGCGGCGATCACCTGGATTACCACAAGACTATGGAGGCCTATCTGACGGCCAAGGGGAGGCTATTCGAGGGGCTGGGAGCGAACGGGGCGGCGGTGGTCAATCGGGACGATCCGAACGGGGCCAGGCTCCTCGGGTTGACGAGGGCCCGTCCGATCGGCTATGGGATCGAAACGAAAGGTACGGAGCTTTGGGCGGAGATCCGCGAAATGTCCAGTCAGCGCACGGCGTTTGATGTACATTTCGGACAAATGGTTCAGACAGCGGCAATGCCGTTTATCGGCAGGCACAACGTTTATAACGCTCTGGCCGCGCTGGGCGCGGCGATTTCAGTCGGTATCGAGCCCGGAGAGGCGATTTTGGCTCTGGAAAGCCTTCCGCCGGTACCGGGTCGGCTAGAGCGGGTGGCGCATCGCGGCGGGTTTGACGTTTTTGTGGACTACGCTCACACGGATGACGGGTTGGAGAACGTGATGCGGGCCCTTCGTCCGATCACCCGGGGGCGATTGATCGTGGTGTTCGGCTGCGGCGGCGACCGCGACCGGACCAAGCGGCCGCGGATGGCGGCGGTGGCCGAGCGGCTGGGCGATCTGGTGGTGGTGACGTCGGACAATCCGCGGACCGAGGATCCGGCGGCGATTATCGATGATATCCTTAAAGGCTTTTCCACCAGTGGCTTAGCCAAGACGCAGGTGGAGTCGGATCGGACGTTGGCGATCCGGGCGGCGTTGACCGCGGCCCAGCCGGGTGACGTGGTGCTGATCGCGGGCAAGGGCCACGAGGACTACCAGATCGTCGGAACGGTCAAGCACCCGTTCGACGACCGGGTCAAGGCGGCTGCGGTGCTGGGGGAACTGGGGCATGGCGGGTAGATCATGAAACGGTTGTTCCTCAACGAGATACGCGAGTGCATCGGCGGGCATGGGATCGGCGAACCGGACGGTTCGGCGGCGGCGGCGGGCGTGTCGATCGACAGCCGCAACGTGGCTGAGGGAGATATCTTCTTCGCCATTCGCGGGGAGCGGTTCGATGGACATCAGTTTGTGGCGGCTGCATTCGAATGCGGGGCGGCGGGCGCGGTGGTGGAGCGGTTGCCGGACGACGTACCGGCGGATCGGCGGAACCGGGTGCTGCGGGTGGATGACACGGTGCGGGCGTTGGGTCGGCTGGCGGCGTGTTATCGCAAGGGCCTCAGCGGTACGGTGATCGCGGTGACCGGATCGAACGGCAAGACGACGACGCGGGACATGATCCACCACGTTTTGAGCAAGCACTTGGCGGGCAAGCGGTCGATCAAGAGTTACAATAATCATATCGGAGTTCCGCTGACATTGCTGGATGCGGAGCCGGGTGAGGATTTCCTGGTGGTCGAGGCGGGCAGCAATCATCCCGGCGAGATCGACTATCTTGGGGGCATCATTCGGCCGGACATTGCGGTGATCACGCAGGTGGCTGAGACGCACCTGGAGGGGTTTGGCACGATTGAGCACGTGGCGGCGGAGAAGGCGAGTCTGGCCAAGCACGTGACGGCGGGCGGTGCGGTGGTGGTCAACGGGGACCGGGAGATGCTGCTGCGGCTGATTGAGCCGCCGAGCCGGGCGGTGGTGGTGAAGTTCGGGCAGTCGGAGCACAACGACCTTCGGCTGACGGGAGTGAAGGCGGGGTTTGACGAGGCGCGGTTCTCGGTGAACGATCGCTTTGCGTTTCGGCTTCCGGCGCCGGGCCGGCACAACGCGTTTAACGCGGTGGCGGCGATCGCGGTGGCGCGTCGGATGGGGCTGGAGATGGACCAGATCGCCACGGCGCTGGAGGATTTCCGGCTGCCGTCGATGCGGCTTGAGGTGCTGAGGCTGCCGGACCTGACGGTGGTGAACGACGCGTATAACGCCAACCCGACTTCAATGGCTTCGGCCCTTGAGACGCTGGGGTCGCTGGACGGCAGCGGGCGGGTGGTATTTTTCTGCGGCGACATGCGGGAGCTGGGACCGGGATCGGAGCGGTTTCACCGCGAGTTGGGCCAGCGGATCGCCGCCGGTCGAGTGAACGTGCTGGTGACGGTGGGGAGCGAGACGCGGGCGACCGCGGATGAGGCGATGCGATCGGGTCTGAGATCGGATCAGGTGAGTCATTTTGCCAACAGTTCGGAGGCGGCGGAGGCGGCGGATCGGATCGTCCGCGAGGGCGATACGGTGCTGCTGAAGGGTTCGCGATCGATCGGGCTGGAGGCGGTGGCGGAACGGTTGAAACGGCTGAGGCAGGGATAAGCGGAGTAAGGGTCGTGCTGTATTATCTGCTGGATTGGTATTTCGATCGTCCGCTGGCGTACCAGAACGTGCTGTTCCGGTCGACGCTGGCGCTGCTGACGGCGTTTGCGGTGTCGGTACTGGTGGGACCGTACGTGATCCGGACGCTGCGCCGGCTGAAGATCGGCGACCGGCCGGAGTTCTACAACGAGGACGTGAACCGGCTGATGCAGATGAAGGGCGACACGCCGACGATGGGCGGGGTGATTATCCTGGCGGGGATTTTCGTTGGCACGCTGCTGTGGGTGGAGCTGGGCAACTTCTACGTGGGAATGGGGTTATTCTGTCTGGGATGGCTGGGCATTCTGGGCGCAGCGGACGACTATCTGAAGCTGACCAGCGCGCGTCGCGGCGGCGGTCGCGACGGGTTGAAGTTCTGGGAGAAGATGGTGTTCCAGGTGGGGTTGGCGGTGATTCTGGCGATCTACGTGTTCCGGCACGGCGTGGACAACTGGCCAGCGGAGCTGGGAGCGGGGCCGTACAGCCAGATGATTTTGCCGTTCTACAAGTACGGTCTGTCGCTGCCGATCGGGGTGTTCGCGGCGATCGCGGTGGTGGTGATTACCGGGACGAGCAACGCGGTGAACCTGACGGACGGGATGGACGGGTTGGCGGCTGGGTGCATGGGCATCGTGGGGTTCGTGTTCATGCTGTTGACGTTCGCGACAGGCACGGGCGAATGGTCGGAGTATCTGCTGCTGCCGCTGATTATCAATGCGGACGAGCTGTCGGTGATCTGCGGAGCGTTGGTGGG
The genomic region above belongs to Phycisphaerae bacterium and contains:
- a CDS encoding UDP-N-acetylmuramoyl-L-alanyl-D-glutamate--2,6-diaminopimelate ligase, producing the protein MQETDANRAVKPVPVASSAELLARALSAEDGGGVPDFPVRGIACDSREVGPGYVFVAVCGTKTDGAAYARQAVAAGAQLVISHRVIEDLGCPQIVLDDPRAAVAKLAAAYYGLDRILGREVKLVGVTGTNGKTTVTYIFQHICRAAGLPCARMGTIEYDLLTETVTASHTTPGPVEVCRLVRQAVDNGAKLAVMEVSSHALAQARVAGLSFATGVFTNISGDHLDYHKTMEAYLTAKGRLFEGLGANGAAVVNRDDPNGARLLGLTRARPIGYGIETKGTELWAEIREMSSQRTAFDVHFGQMVQTAAMPFIGRHNVYNALAALGAAISVGIEPGEAILALESLPPVPGRLERVAHRGGFDVFVDYAHTDDGLENVMRALRPITRGRLIVVFGCGGDRDRTKRPRMAAVAERLGDLVVVTSDNPRTEDPAAIIDDILKGFSTSGLAKTQVESDRTLAIRAALTAAQPGDVVLIAGKGHEDYQIVGTVKHPFDDRVKAAAVLGELGHGG
- a CDS encoding UDP-N-acetylmuramoyl-tripeptide--D-alanyl-D-alanine ligase; protein product: MKRLFLNEIRECIGGHGIGEPDGSAAAAGVSIDSRNVAEGDIFFAIRGERFDGHQFVAAAFECGAAGAVVERLPDDVPADRRNRVLRVDDTVRALGRLAACYRKGLSGTVIAVTGSNGKTTTRDMIHHVLSKHLAGKRSIKSYNNHIGVPLTLLDAEPGEDFLVVEAGSNHPGEIDYLGGIIRPDIAVITQVAETHLEGFGTIEHVAAEKASLAKHVTAGGAVVVNGDREMLLRLIEPPSRAVVVKFGQSEHNDLRLTGVKAGFDEARFSVNDRFAFRLPAPGRHNAFNAVAAIAVARRMGLEMDQIATALEDFRLPSMRLEVLRLPDLTVVNDAYNANPTSMASALETLGSLDGSGRVVFFCGDMRELGPGSERFHRELGQRIAAGRVNVLVTVGSETRATADEAMRSGLRSDQVSHFANSSEAAEAADRIVREGDTVLLKGSRSIGLEAVAERLKRLRQG
- a CDS encoding penicillin-binding protein 2, encoding MSSNKYIRDIWVQVMLVAILAAFGALIGRIVQINLSQGPTLTAKANRQHTAWRPILAQRGAMYDRRGRLLAGTCLTPSLFADPSMIRNSVEAASLAGNLVQKDPITLYQQLVADPNSQFLWLARDLPQSVADVFYSIPAKERRGLDIRREPKRIYPAGKLAGHILGAVSIDDRGLEGLELKYNAVLAGHGGSERFIRDAAGRRIWLLSDQYQAARNGQNLILTIDAVIQELTEKALEATCTKYKPESGVAIVMDPTSGEVLAWACWPFVNPNDFGSYPIDARRNRAIIDPFEPGSIFKPFVAVAALKHKVTRPGERIFCHNGAYTIGGRVLHDHHGYGDLTFEEIVIFSSNIGMGILGQRMGNDALYEAVTAFGFGKPTGVDLPGENGGIVRPRHTWNDYSTTSIPMGQEVAGTALQLLTAFAGLANAGMVPRPRLVRAVIDDSGQVIHDNSQPQFIGRAAEPQHARKMIEILARVIAEGTGKRGNVPGYQVFGKTGTAQVARSDGRGYKPRAYVASFLGGAPAPAPKLVCLVSIREPDPRVGHFGGTVAAPAVKEILEKTVKYLNIPPVETGEPAEAIPIRAATE
- the tsaD gene encoding tRNA (adenosine(37)-N6)-threonylcarbamoyltransferase complex transferase subunit TsaD; amino-acid sequence: MILGIESSCDETAASLVADGRDVLSSVVASQDDLHAKFRGVVPEIASRAHLERVNLIVGEALERAAVALPEIAAVAGVNSPGLVGCLLIGFTAAKTYAWSVGKPLIAVNHLHAHAYGAILSAEQPEMPAVALIVSGGHTSLFHLQTPLQLELLGRTQDDAAGEAFDKVATILGLPYPGGPAIDKLARQGDPAAIDFPRIYLDRESLDFSFSGLKTAVLYHVRGKRLERPDASHLSDCQKADVAASFQAAVVDVLIDKSVLACRRRRAETLLVGGGVAANSYLRRRMAERCQNEGLRLVLADRSMCTDNAAMVAGLAWHKYRRGDFAPLDEQVIST
- a CDS encoding S41 family peptidase; amino-acid sequence: MSHRNLVWILAVFLFVLLLWHAPDTVMRHRSFYNVFAPLADIRAQIHKNYVEDVQDEQLLEGAVQGMVQGLDPFSRYIPPDELETFNQQTSGMVPGIGIFLTVENGILKVISPVENSPAYKAGILPGDRIMGIDGEPTKTMSLFDAAARLRGQPGTTVVIEVEHELTETTERLTLQRAEVRIHSVKGYVRSPDGGWDYRIDPDQGIGYVRVTSFTEETPHELADVLVKLRSEPIKALIIDLRFNPGGLLQSAVDIANYFIDEGPIVSTKGKWAKPMVLNASSENTFPPVPMVVLVNQYSASAAEIVAGALKDHHRATLIGVRTFGKGSVQSVFPLDGGQGALKLTTAYYYLPSGRNIHRRANSDEWGVDPAIEIRLTGPELIELQQARAQADVLYTGEPNGEETAERPPVPVLIDRQLQRALELLRAQLAPATTPAATTAPAEKAS
- the mraY gene encoding phospho-N-acetylmuramoyl-pentapeptide-transferase translates to MLYYLLDWYFDRPLAYQNVLFRSTLALLTAFAVSVLVGPYVIRTLRRLKIGDRPEFYNEDVNRLMQMKGDTPTMGGVIILAGIFVGTLLWVELGNFYVGMGLFCLGWLGILGAADDYLKLTSARRGGGRDGLKFWEKMVFQVGLAVILAIYVFRHGVDNWPAELGAGPYSQMILPFYKYGLSLPIGVFAAIAVVVITGTSNAVNLTDGMDGLAAGCMGIVGFVFMLLTFATGTGEWSEYLLLPLIINADELSVICGALVGSCLGFLWFNAHPAQVFMGDTGSLAMGGFIGYVAVVTRQELMLLIVGGIFVIEAMSVILQVGYYKSTGGKRLFRMAPIHHHFHLKGWPETKVVIRFWLLAAMLAAFSILTVKLR